The window CAATAGTTTTTTTTGTCAAATGCTTTAAAACAAAAAAGACCCTAAAAAGGGTCTATTGTAATTGTGGGTATATGTGATGGTTAAGCCTCCAATATAAACAAACGATGCGTTAGCTCATTGAGGCGAGTGTCGATCTGTTGATGTTCTTCCTGTTGTTGCAGCATATTACGCAAATCTAGAAGATGGTTAATTTGATCGTAGATCATTTCAATCTCTTGCTCGACTTCTCTCTTTTGGAACATTTGCTGCATGAGACCAATGGTGTCTTTGTACTCATAAATAACGGTCAACAATTGCCCTTTGACTTCCTCGATTTTAACGACGGTTCCACGTTCATAGTAGTAAACCATTGTATAACTAGGGTAAATTCGGTTTACTGTTGCGCTTCCTTTAAACTCTGATACCGCTTTACGCATCAAATTAGCAAGTAAGGTGTTACTTAATCTGCAGGATCCTGTGCATTCATATAGGCCCGATTTCTTCTCAAATGAAAGGACGATTTCCTGACCTGCTCCATCTTGAAAAACAACCTCTTGGTTGCCATTTTCCAAGACTTTCACTTGCAATGTCACTTGATGATCCACAAACATTTGAAAAAACCTGAACATCTCGGCTTCTGTTAACTGGAGGCAGGTTTTGACATATTCAGTCGCTAACCTTTGTGCCATAAAAATCCCTCGATTCTTTGTTTTCAAGCCATTAACTATTACCTTGTTTATTATTATACTACATGCGTCTCTAATATTCCTGC is drawn from Paenibacillus sp. V4I7 and contains these coding sequences:
- a CDS encoding non-ribosomal peptide synthetase module; amino-acid sequence: MAQRLATEYVKTCLQLTEAEMFRFFQMFVDHQVTLQVKVLENGNQEVVFQDGAGQEIVLSFEKKSGLYECTGSCRLSNTLLANLMRKAVSEFKGSATVNRIYPSYTMVYYYERGTVVKIEEVKGQLLTVIYEYKDTIGLMQQMFQKREVEQEIEMIYDQINHLLDLRNMLQQQEEHQQIDTRLNELTHRLFILEA